AATGTATGATCACTCACACAGCTGGTAAGTATATGATCttcattaataatattttagtttGACCAATAATGTAGGAGAAAATTATAGATTATTCATTGTAGTTAGATCTCtttctaaatttaaaaaaaaaattattaaaattcttatagtTAGACTTCTTTAATATCtcatttcttaaattcaaaaagtTAATATTGAGATTctctgaaaattttaattttatttagtttaataattttattttgtcgAAGATATAATACGTGATAATATATGtatgaataaaataaaaataatgagtaaaaagataatttcatgatatattgttgattaagataataaaaatataaattttttaaaatttaagaatTGAGATATTAAAGAGGTTTAATTAGATAgatagattttaatataaatattttaagtttaaggattaaaataataaaaaaaatttaatctgtAATTAATCAAATTACGTCgtaggaataattttttattagctTAGGGTAGATCATTCAGATCATGTTGGGGGCTGCAAGTAGAATCTATAGCCAGCAACGTTAGACTTGCTGCTGGGGATGACGTAGTGCATGACGTTCGCCGATGGATATAAGAAGAAGCGATGCACCACCCCTCGTGCTTCGTTCACGCCACCATCCCAATACGTAGTCTTCTTCGCCCCCACCCGACTATGAACGATCTCTTGTCGGTGGTCGCCTCCTACGGCTGCTTCCTCATCTGGTTCGCCGTCGGCTACGTCTTCGTCTTCCCGAGCGAGTGCGGGGCTGACGCTTCCGTCTTCGACTGCCTtgacctcttcctcctcgtcggcCTCGGGACTGCTCTTGTGACGCTAAGCGCGTTGCTCCGCGGCGCCGACGACCGCCACCGCGCCCTTCGCGAGACTCCCTGGTGGGCCTTCCTCCGCCCGCTGCAGCTCGACGTCGCCAGTCTGCCTTGTGATCGATACTGACGGTGAGGAGAAGTTAGGATCGACGAATATGAAGGCTCACGTAGATGAATACCCCCTCCCCTGCCTGGCTTTGCCCAACGCCTGCGGGCGACTTCTGTTAATTTAGactttttcttaattttctttttgtcatcGTTTGTCTGTCTTCGATAAGTGGTAATTAGTTAATATGTTTGGTTCTTAAtattacttttaaaaatatacataaattTTAGGGATAGTAGAGACCCATGTTTTATGGACCAAAACTACAACTAAACAAGTATCAATAAATTTCATATACTTTGAGATACTAAAACTCTTGGTGATTATACAGAAGAacatattattgatattgataaaagaaaatttatcttaaaaacaATATTGATACCgaaattgataaaaatattaagactCATTGTTTTCAAATGTtcattatatttaattaaaaaagacACCGAAAAGATGAATCTAACCTAGAGATTGAAATGTAAAATCAATTTGAAGTTCCGAGTATAATAGATCGATACGTTTCAGTGTAGCGTTCCTACAAATACTGTAATTTCAATGCATACATTGTTTCTTCTCCAATAATATAAACACCAACACCACAGGGGAGCGCATCTATATTTGGTACACTGTCCTATTCTGCTCTTTCCTTTTCCATCTATTTCTCGCGCGCGCCTCCAACCTTTTTATCGCAAGACGGTGTGGTGTGTGAGCGTATCTATCTCTGCCAGAAGAGAGAATTTACTCTCACTCtaaatatgcatgcatgcatgcatgcgtgttATAGTTGGTGGCATTTATAATGAGCTGTCAGATTCTAAATTTGTCGCTTTCGTGCCATCTGGTATCTGTTGCTTTCATGGCATCCGGCACACGAGAAGGGCCCACTAAAAGACGAGGGTTTATGCAACAATAACAGTTAATTCAGGCGTCGATTGACCGGTGAGACCATGACGACCTTCCAAAGAGAAAATATGTTTCTCTCGTTGGATACATTTCTCTCGCACTTTCACTTTGTAATGAAACAAAGAAATCCACGTTCATAAAAATAGCGATAAATCGATTCCAAAAAGgtaacctcttttttttttttcctgcattATTTGTCCTGTCGAAGCTTGATGACTGAGTACATTGCCATCGTGGCGAATACGGTGAGAGGCTTTCGTGAGGGCTGTATGCACAGATCTGCGCCGGTTTCATTGCGTAGCTGTGTTAACTGACATGCTATTATTGCGGGCAACAGATGTACATAATGGGCAAGCAACAAACACAAAAAAGGAAGACAAAAAAGGACGCCAAGCACATGAAAACAGCAAAATCCAGCATCAATTGGATAAGAAAACAGTTTTACAGGCAACGAACGCATAAGGAGTTAGATATGACACTTAAGAACCTTACCATTACTATTGTGTAAGCAAAAATAGATCTGAGAAGGCTCCATTTCTAGATAAACATTACAGGAATATTaaacaaaagagaaaagcatAGTAACCAAGGGTTTTCTAACATGATGGTTGCAAGACAATATTGCACGCACCAAACAGCTTCATCATAGAGCCCACACATATCATACCTGCTCGATTTCCACCTCACTGTTGAGGTCAATATCTAACATCTCAGAGTCCACCTTTTCCACATCCACTTCCTCGTCATCACCCTCGTACTGCAAAAAACACAACCGATAACTGCGTAAGATTCATGATATGGAAAACGATGTATGAGAGCTGATAAATGTTCGGAGATCCGAAAATCCATATCGAAGGTAGTGGAAGAAATGCAGTAAAATTTAATATATGTACACAAAACTGAGAATTTGTTGTAAGGGGAcaaaatgtcgagaaatcaaaagacgGTTATACATAGTCTCAAGAGAACTTTAAGCATACATCTACAGAAAAGTGTAAAACTATTCACATTGCCACAGGTATAATTAAGATAGAAACAAAATAGTAACATTTTCATCAACTTGCATTTGGAGAGCATACATTCAAAACGCATATTATGTCAAACTAGTTAGGTGAAGCCTATAAAGTAACAAGACGGATGAATCTAGTTAATAAAGTTCTATTAACCAAACTGAATCTTTAGCCATGAGCAAAGGTTGAGATTCACCTGCttgtatgtgttttgagtgaccggAGGAGGTGCAGGAGGAATATAAGAGGACTTGGTCCCATAATCAACATCACCATAATCAAAGACTGTAGTAGCATCTATAGCTTCAGGCTTATCATCAATTTCAACTGCCTCTATGAATTCATCTGCAGCATTAGCAGCCATACCAGTCGAAGGCAAGGAGTGTTTCACTTCAGAACCCTTTCCCTGTTGGTTATAAATGTTGCTTAAGCTTAGCACATAATTGAATGAAGAAAGATCCACAAAGAAGGACAACTGAAAGAAAATTCATTTAAAAAGAACACACTACTTCAGCAAGATAGGAAAAGACAGTGGAGTTTCTTCAAACCATATCTCAAGTAATTAATCAAAATATCTTCAAGAAAGTACCAAGTCTAGTCTGAATAACTATACAAATGTTTGGTGCTCATGAGACAAACTATCATATCTATAGGATAGATGGTAAACTACTATCAATCTATCTGTCTATCTACCTATCTATAtataacatatgtatatattgtatTAGACACTGTACTAAAACCATTAGTTATTTCAAGATGTGGCAAGAACAGAGGATAATCACATCTAACCTTATCCAAAGAAGCAATGCTAGAAGAAGCACTTCTTCCTTGTTTGTGCTTGTAATCCTCTACCAATGACTTATTCCTGGTCAGGATTGTTTTCATTGTCTCAGTACCTTTATTGATCATTTCTGACAGCGGGACAGGTCCTTCAGACCTTGGAAGCTTCTCAGATTTATATACTACCTCTGAGTCTCTCTCTCTTTTACGTGAAATCCCTGCAACAACAAGATGATTGCATTAAGAATAAAACAAGAAATCATGAACTGCATCACTGGAAGCACTAGAAAACAACAAAGATTAGGAAATTTGTTATTTTACAGGTTGAATACAAGAGGCAGCAGAAAATAAACAACAGATTAGAAGTTATTTAAGGCCAGTCACCAGCAAGAACTCGAGTGACCAATGATCTACAAAGCAGGAGAATACATAATTCATAACCAAACATCATGAATAGAAACGAAATAAGTGCTATGACAGACATACATAAGGCATTAGTTTGACAACCAGAGGCTACAATAATTAGTCCATAAAATCTTCCACACCATTAAGCATAACCATGTGGAAAGGCACACGGTACTGTTGTTCCATGGCTTCTAACCAAGACATAACATAAAGAGTATGGATCCCAACATCAATCAGTAAAAGCAATTTAGGCATGACAAGAAAAACAAATTAGTCAAACAAGCACCATGAGTATTActcgaaaatattataatagcaatactaaattttttttattgcttaAGAATTACTCCTACTAAAACTTATATAAATGCATTACCAATTTTTACTTCCTCGCTTGCAGCCAGATATCCAAGTGATCTCTTCTTGTTTGACAAAGCATTACTCAGAATGTCATCATTCCTTGGACTTGTTTTACCATCATCATTAGGCTCTCCATCGCTGACAACATTTATGCTTGGATCATCTTCATTGGCATTAGATTTTAAGGTATCTGAACCAAGCTGATCACCAATCTTCTGCAGACGAGTTTGTGACCTGTACATTCAATGTTTCCGTCACAATATCCAACAGATTTTAGAAATGCCGTCGGCTAAGtttaaaacaaaaaggaaaaagaaaagcagCCTAGTGCTAGATGCTCCTAACACGGGACTGCAAAGGCAGCCCGACCTGGGTATGGAGATGCTTTTTATGTTATTATAAACACATGAATCTCATGTACAAATGGAGAAACATACATTTCACCATAGCACACCTAAGAAGGAAGCATAAAAGACACACTCAACTGAATAAAATGATAAATTATttcttattttcaaaaattatacttGCCTTTTTAACTCCTCCTGTGCTTTCATATACCGTCCATGagctttaatgaattttttaatttttgaagtgGTCCTACATTGAAGTCAACggataaaagaaacaaaaaaaatgagtTGATAAACACTGAGAATTCAACATATAGATAATTTGGTGCTGGAAACTAAACGAATATGCTCCAGTCCAGTTATATATTTGCGATGGAACTAATAACCTTCTACAATCTTCTTGCTCTTTACTAAGTTGTGATTCAAGATCTGCTATTCGACTAGAAAGCTTGTGTGCTTCATCAACCTTCTCCTCCAGAAAGATCTGTAGACAAGTCAACAACCAGAAAAAATGATATGCACAAAATCAACAGCAGGAGTGAGCATGTCAGAGAATTTGCATGATGTGAAAACACAGCAGAAACAAAGTGAAACAGGACATGATAACCAAAATAAAATGGATCCTATGACTAAAACCTATACAATGAAACATCTAGGAAAACCCATG
The window above is part of the Musa acuminata AAA Group cultivar baxijiao chromosome BXJ1-1, Cavendish_Baxijiao_AAA, whole genome shotgun sequence genome. Proteins encoded here:
- the LOC103998618 gene encoding zinc finger CCCH domain-containing protein 13 — encoded protein: MIGRKLYKTKLCILFQRGRCPRQNCNFAHGEAELRRFGGSFHGRRDHRSGDLRDKLDRRHSPHRRLSPDRDARGYHTFRYQKPISRDRGYSLSRSPVRRSERRHRKKQHTDGESDVSDSFKGSDGPEDRKKEDKTSSYDEKDGLEEQLKQLQLDIEMLDDHKSQLVIFLEEKVDEAHKLSSRIADLESQLSKEQEDCRRTTSKIKKFIKAHGRYMKAQEELKRSQTRLQKIGDQLGSDTLKSNANEDDPSINVVSDGEPNDDGKTSPRNDDILSNALSNKKRSLGYLAASEEVKIGISRKRERDSEVVYKSEKLPRSEGPVPLSEMINKGTETMKTILTRNKSLVEDYKHKQGRSASSSIASLDKGKGSEVKHSLPSTGMAANAADEFIEAVEIDDKPEAIDATTVFDYGDVDYGTKSSYIPPAPPPVTQNTYKQYEGDDEEVDVEKVDSEMLDIDLNSEVEIEQV